One genomic region from Haloterrigena gelatinilytica encodes:
- a CDS encoding Lrp/AsnC family transcriptional regulator — translation MSEREVLELLRENARYSTADIARMTDLEEDEVEAAIEELEATGVVRGYQAVVDWDKLEDERVRAEVELNVRLDRETGYDDISQRLARFPQVKALRLVSGDYDFDMEVEGDSIREVSQFISEKVAPVPEITQTVTHYVMTSYKENGIEFGDGEDDERLSFSP, via the coding sequence ATGAGCGAACGCGAGGTGCTCGAGTTGCTTCGTGAGAACGCGCGGTACTCGACGGCCGATATCGCGCGAATGACCGACCTCGAGGAGGACGAGGTCGAAGCAGCCATCGAGGAACTCGAGGCAACGGGCGTCGTCCGCGGCTATCAGGCGGTCGTCGACTGGGACAAACTCGAGGACGAGCGCGTCCGCGCCGAGGTCGAGTTGAACGTGCGCCTCGACCGCGAGACGGGCTACGACGACATCTCCCAGCGCCTCGCACGGTTCCCGCAGGTCAAAGCGCTGCGCTTGGTCAGCGGCGACTACGACTTCGACATGGAGGTCGAAGGTGACTCCATCCGCGAGGTCTCGCAGTTCATCAGCGAGAAGGTCGCGCCCGTCCCCGAGATCACCCAGACGGTCACCCACTACGTGATGACCTCCTACAAGGAGAACGGGATCGAGTTCGGCGACGGCGAAGACGACGAGCGACTCTCGTTCTCACCCTGA
- a CDS encoding thioredoxin family protein, whose amino-acid sequence MVLKESDTELEAGDPAPDFELEGADGETHALDEFADNEALLVVFTCNHCPYAKAKFDLLNELADEYDDVAVVGINPNDAEEYPDDSLEKMREYVEDGTIRYDAYLRDESQAVARAYGAVCTPDPFLFAWSDADEEFQLVYQGRLDDALNPDDEPTRFQIREAIDAVADESVDIEWKPSQGCSIKWTDD is encoded by the coding sequence ATGGTACTGAAGGAGTCCGACACCGAACTCGAGGCCGGCGATCCGGCCCCCGACTTCGAACTCGAGGGCGCCGACGGCGAGACGCACGCGCTCGATGAGTTCGCCGACAACGAGGCGCTGCTAGTCGTCTTCACCTGCAATCACTGTCCCTACGCGAAGGCGAAGTTCGACCTGCTGAACGAGCTGGCCGACGAGTACGACGACGTCGCCGTCGTCGGCATCAACCCCAACGACGCCGAGGAGTACCCCGACGATTCCCTCGAGAAGATGCGGGAGTACGTCGAGGATGGTACGATCCGATACGACGCCTATCTGCGCGACGAGAGTCAGGCCGTCGCTCGAGCGTACGGCGCGGTCTGTACGCCGGATCCGTTCCTCTTCGCGTGGTCCGACGCCGACGAGGAGTTCCAGCTGGTCTATCAGGGACGCCTCGACGACGCGCTGAACCCCGACGACGAACCGACGCGGTTCCAGATCCGGGAAGCCATCGACGCGGTGGCGGACGAGTCGGTCGACATCGAGTGGAAGCCGTCGCAGGGCTGTTCGATCAAGTGGACCGACGACTGA
- a CDS encoding mechanosensitive ion channel family protein, with translation MVWFASVLLIVGFTLRPEPIPDLQRAYLDSPTVQLLATALLAVLLVAGISVASRVQDVARRRHGRQIAEASYVFVLGGLVTAGVYAFTVVWRVTYILEYTLSTMMIDRWLAAQQLVTLAIALSAYLAIRFVNRSIDKLAQTRALTKHQSEVAYHVSDVAIVAFAATMILTLWGIDLTNIFIGAGAITAVVALTARETLTAMLAGFILLFSRPFYVGDWIEVNETSGIVTDVTIFTTKIQTFDDKHVLVPNDEVTDSQLVNYSQNDQLRVDVEVGVDYDTDIDRARSVVVDATEGLEPVKNAPNPQVIAREFGESAILLECRVWIADPTMRRTLQARTDVIEAITTAFDREGIDIPYPHRVHAPREESFPVEGGIDRGSAVSPLED, from the coding sequence ATGGTCTGGTTCGCTTCGGTCCTCCTCATCGTCGGATTTACCCTTCGACCCGAGCCGATCCCCGATCTGCAGCGAGCGTATCTCGACTCGCCGACGGTCCAACTGCTCGCGACCGCGCTCCTCGCGGTGCTTCTCGTCGCCGGTATCAGCGTTGCTTCCCGGGTGCAGGACGTCGCTCGCCGACGACACGGCCGCCAGATCGCCGAGGCGAGTTACGTGTTCGTCCTCGGTGGCCTCGTCACCGCCGGCGTCTACGCCTTCACCGTCGTCTGGCGGGTCACGTACATTCTCGAGTACACCCTCTCGACGATGATGATCGATCGGTGGCTGGCCGCCCAGCAACTGGTCACGCTGGCGATCGCCCTGAGCGCCTACCTCGCGATCCGGTTCGTCAACCGGTCGATCGACAAACTCGCGCAGACGCGGGCGCTCACGAAACACCAGAGCGAGGTGGCCTACCACGTCTCTGACGTCGCGATCGTCGCCTTCGCCGCCACGATGATCCTGACGCTGTGGGGGATCGACCTGACGAACATCTTCATCGGCGCGGGGGCGATCACGGCGGTCGTCGCGCTGACGGCCCGGGAGACGCTGACGGCGATGCTCGCCGGCTTCATCCTGCTGTTCTCGCGGCCGTTCTACGTCGGCGACTGGATCGAGGTCAACGAGACCTCGGGGATCGTCACCGACGTCACCATCTTCACCACCAAGATCCAGACCTTCGACGATAAACACGTCCTCGTTCCGAACGACGAGGTGACCGACAGCCAGCTGGTCAACTACTCGCAGAACGACCAACTCCGCGTCGACGTCGAGGTCGGCGTCGACTACGACACCGATATCGACCGCGCCCGATCGGTCGTCGTCGACGCGACCGAGGGCCTCGAGCCGGTCAAGAACGCGCCGAATCCGCAGGTGATCGCGAGGGAGTTCGGCGAGTCGGCGATCCTGCTCGAGTGTCGCGTCTGGATCGCCGATCCGACGATGCGGCGGACCCTCCAGGCGCGGACGGACGTCATCGAGGCGATAACGACGGCGTTCGACCGCGAGGGGATCGACATCCCCTACCCGCACCGCGTCCACGCGCCGCGCGAGGAGAGTTTCCCGGTCGAGGGCGGCATCGATCGCGGGAGCGCGGTCTCGCCGCTCGAGGACTGA
- a CDS encoding twin-arginine translocation signal domain-containing protein gives MTEHTRRTVLKAAGASTLAVAVAGCTGGDDDEGNGDENGDDADEFEIDPDTKIVLEGYASGWNGLEPEAIDGETNPTLVLEEGGEYTMEWVNGQSMAHDLQIWDDADEVVDELSTEEVGSEGEGATLEFTASSEMVTYVCSLHAGNQIGDLVVE, from the coding sequence ATGACCGAACACACTCGACGGACCGTGCTGAAGGCCGCCGGCGCATCGACGCTCGCCGTCGCCGTTGCCGGCTGTACGGGCGGTGACGACGACGAGGGGAACGGCGACGAAAACGGCGACGACGCCGACGAGTTCGAGATCGACCCCGATACGAAGATCGTCCTCGAGGGCTACGCGAGCGGCTGGAACGGACTCGAGCCGGAAGCGATCGACGGCGAGACGAACCCGACGCTCGTCCTCGAGGAGGGCGGCGAGTACACGATGGAGTGGGTCAACGGCCAGAGCATGGCTCACGACCTCCAGATCTGGGACGACGCCGACGAGGTCGTCGACGAGCTCTCCACCGAGGAGGTCGGTTCCGAGGGCGAAGGTGCAACCCTCGAGTTCACGGCCAGCTCCGAGATGGTAACGTACGTCTGTAGCCTCCACGCGGGGAACCAGATCGGCGATCTCGTCGTCGAGTGA
- a CDS encoding NADH:flavin oxidoreductase/NADH oxidase, with amino-acid sequence MSELFSPLSLRDLEIPNRLAVSPMCQYSCDTDGLPTEWHRVHLGSRAVGGAGIVMTEATAVEPRGRITPHDLGIWSDEHAEALEPITRFVREQGGVPGIQLAHAGHKASKRRPWDGNVPIAPDETDPDGADGWEVLSPSPDAYPPFDGDRPAMRKADYDDIQTVIDAYREAAERSLAAGFEIAEVHAAHGYLLHEFLSPATNRREDEYGGSFENRTRLVREVVEAVREVWPDDKPVFVRISGTDWLDDRESWDIDQSVRLAREFADLGVDLVDVSSGGLHPDQRVPGGPNFQVPLAEAVREGSDVAAGAVGGVTEPAQADAVVRNGRADLVLVGRQFLRDPYFGLRAAGELEDDAAPHWPVQYRRAVR; translated from the coding sequence GTGGCACCGCGTCCACCTCGGGAGCCGGGCCGTCGGCGGGGCCGGCATCGTGATGACCGAAGCGACCGCCGTCGAGCCCCGCGGGCGGATCACGCCTCACGACCTCGGCATCTGGAGCGACGAGCACGCCGAGGCGCTCGAGCCGATCACCCGGTTCGTCCGCGAGCAGGGAGGGGTGCCCGGCATCCAGCTCGCCCACGCGGGCCACAAGGCCAGTAAACGGCGCCCGTGGGACGGCAACGTCCCGATCGCGCCGGACGAGACCGACCCCGACGGCGCGGACGGCTGGGAAGTGCTCTCGCCGTCGCCCGACGCCTATCCGCCGTTCGACGGCGATCGGCCGGCGATGCGGAAGGCCGATTACGACGACATTCAGACCGTGATCGACGCCTACCGCGAGGCGGCCGAACGCTCGCTCGCGGCCGGCTTCGAGATCGCCGAAGTCCACGCGGCCCACGGCTACCTGCTCCACGAGTTCCTCTCGCCGGCGACGAACCGCCGCGAGGACGAGTACGGCGGCAGCTTCGAGAACCGTACCCGACTCGTCCGCGAAGTCGTCGAGGCGGTCCGCGAGGTCTGGCCCGACGACAAGCCCGTCTTCGTCCGAATCTCGGGCACCGACTGGCTCGACGACCGCGAGTCGTGGGACATCGACCAGTCCGTCCGGCTGGCCCGGGAGTTCGCCGACCTCGGCGTCGATCTGGTCGACGTCAGTTCCGGCGGGCTCCACCCCGATCAGCGGGTTCCCGGCGGGCCGAACTTCCAGGTTCCCCTGGCGGAAGCCGTCCGCGAGGGAAGCGACGTCGCCGCCGGCGCCGTCGGCGGCGTCACCGAACCCGCACAGGCCGACGCCGTCGTGCGAAACGGGCGCGCGGACCTCGTCCTCGTCGGCCGGCAGTTCCTCCGGGACCCGTACTTCGGCCTGCGCGCGGCCGGCGAACTCGAGGACGACGCCGCCCCGCACTGGCCCGTCCAGTACCGGCGTGCGGTCCGGTAG